In Microplitis demolitor isolate Queensland-Clemson2020A chromosome 10, iyMicDemo2.1a, whole genome shotgun sequence, the sequence ATTTCAACTATGGCTccttagaattttaaatttggaagTTAGGAAAAATCATGAGTACTTGATTTAGCTTTAAGAAACATGAAATTTCAACATACATAAAGTACCTTTTCAGGCAAATTATAAGTGATaggataagaaaaaaagtagtaattattttcacgAAGGATTGTAGATGGAAATTACGATCCAGACAGtggaagttgaaaattttaaattagaaatctACAAATCGtcgtagaatttaaaaaaaaaaaaaaaaaatatcgtaattTCTCATCTGATTATAGCGAAATTACAGtcatgaaattataaaaaaaaaatgtgtcatttattcaattattgtaGTGCGAATAAACATGGTAAAATTGGATATTGGAACAAATTGATGAAATATTGAGGAAACCTTTTAACCGACAGAGGAAAAAGAGGGAACGTTCTATGCATGCGGGATCCAGTGATCAATGATACCATCCGATAAGTACTAGTCCTATATGTAACTTCCCCTCCAATATACATGATAGTGTCGCCGAAATCGAAGCAACTATTCGATTGTTCACAATCGAATAGAATCGACTGAAGACAATcgattatataattaatcgCTTCTGAACAATCGATTATtgacataattaaaaaaaaaaacccgaatTTTCTCTCTCCCAACCTTACAGTCGTAGaatcatttgaataaaaatcgattgttaaaatcgattatttttttttcaaatagcgTAAAAATTcgatctataaaattattaatagatatCGAACTTTAATCATTTCGTTTAAGttgtttatcatttgtttGCCTGTATTagtcaaaaagaaaaaaaatctttataatgTTTGAGTAATTGTTGTGTAAactataaagataaaaataaactatcaaTGAcagtaataacttttaaataattttttttagttcaaaattattgtcttacaattataattattgcattttggatttttgaaaaaaagttaaaagaaataatgagCAGCTGCTTCCAGATTTTAAGCAGTGAGAAATTGTAACTCaaccaatttttttagtaaaccATTAATGATATGGTTGAAGTTCTGAATGCTTGTTAACTTGCAATTAATTCtcttataatcataatattcTAGGGCTTGGAGTTAAAAAGTTAAGGAATGATAAGAATCACCTGCTTTTGGGTTTCGGGCGACGTAGGacgtaattgaaatttttttttacaaactatGAATCttaagagtaattttttttgatactttCAAGTCAGTACTTgccgtttaattattttaatagttatcaCATTCTAAAAACCTTAGAGGAAAGTTAGGGAAAAACAGCGAGTGTCCGTGTtggattcaaaaaaaaaaaaaaatttctctgaaacttattttcttttaaccttacagatttttattttcacaaggAAAGTAGAAAATATGTATAAGGATCTTAACTAGTCGATTGCGTCTAATACAGCGAGACGGGAAATCGAGGCCCTGGaaagcaaaagaaaaaaagaggagttgaaatttttacttttgtctTTCTctctatgttatttttatttttattttttttctttcgatacttACTGTTCGCTAAAAATCTTATTGACTGCAATAACTTCAAGGTCAGATGACAAGCGATGCAAACCTTGGAACTCGGTAGTTCGACGAGGTGTAGCCCCCGGTTGTAGTGACGAATCGCTCGCGACATTGTTCAAGAGTAAGGGGTTGATCCATGTTAAGATTTTTGTTTAACTTTTACCAGCGTATAAGAACAATTAACTCGGTAGAACGAATGATTGCAATGGTAAAAGACATGGAGAGCAGGCAAAGATATCGCGAAAACCGCAGCATCAGCTCAGGAGGCTGATAGCAACGGACGGATTGTCGAGACGCACACGTGCGAATAGAGAATTGAAAAAGAGAAATTAATatccagataaattttttttttctcgaagaaaaaaaaatcgagtaAAGTTACacaaaaactcataaaattttaagaatattaatctaatattaaatatcgtattttatagttatgaaaaaaaattacgtgaaAATTCCAGAAGGAAATTAGGattagtttttatatatttcttttgcCTGAATCATTtttccttgaaaaaaaaacatagacATTAGTAAactgtatgaatttttttttctctccccTCTCCCCAGACCAGAAATAGTAATTCGAACAAGTTACTCATATAACTATTTTATGGTTTTggtctaataaaattttaacttacaaATAAGTTATCAATGAAAAAGGACGAGAGGAATTGGTTGTTAGATTTCGggagaaattaaaataatttaaaacgactatagaaatttttttttacttagagcgaatttattttatattctcacactttttatttttgtacgtACATTAGATGTTTCTTAGGTAGTAAATACGCATACATGTAAATTGTGGGTAGCacgctttaaaaaaaaaaaaaaaaaaaaaaaaaaataatatatatagattttcctggaaaaatgatgaatttttgttagaattttttttaattaagagaaACCACTACTAAATTTTAAACCGAAAGGGTTTTATTAATACTTGGGAAAACCAATTTGGCGGAAGCAATAGTTTTATTGAACTAGGTCAGGAATAACGTAAGGGGTACAACAAGAATACTTACCTGTAAAATACAGTGTAAGTAGGAATCAAATAACGTCGGGCGTGGATGAAAAAAAGTGGTATTtgtaacatttaaaatcaGGACATTGAATCAGAGGATTGATTCCATTAAGTAAAGAGAAACCAGGTTCATGCGgacttcaaattttgtttctcCCTCTATTCGTTTTCTCCTCCTCTTTTGCCTTTCCAAAGTATTTAAAGAGCATTCGAATGAGGAAAACGGGGTAATGAATTTTGagatagataataaaatacaataaaattgggataaataatataatataacatcataaagtaataaataaattttagataataGGATAAATCAATGGAATTATTCACGGTCgcaattaatgataataattagcTTCGCTAGATAACAGAGGgtgaaaattataagttaataataaattaattgtgacaagtatatatattgaatcGCGAAGTGTAGAAACTTTGCTAAGTTACAAAAGATTTGTTTGAATACAGGATGGGGCGCAGGAACGAACTGGTACCGCTCGCTATAATCCTGTTGGCTCAACCCCTACAGGCACTATTGGGGTACGATTGCGGAGGCATATCTATGAACGTCACTACCATATCGGCAAATAAGGTAGGCGAGTGTGACATACCGTTGAAAAATCCAGAGGAGAAGGAGGTATCGCTCCAATTACTCCAGCTAGCAGAGTTCGGCAATACGGAAGTATTTAAATGTCGAGTGGAAATAAATCGAGTGGTAACATATTGTGGAAAGTGGTACCATGCATTCGTGGTGATAAACGGAAGAAGAGAATACATTTTGGAATTAGAATATAGACAATGCAAGAGGCTACATGAAACTGGCAGTCTGAAGATGGGCTATAATGCAGAATTGGAGGGATTAACAAGGAACGCAACGCACTATAGGACGATCATGTTAGCAGGAACTACTACGGCGGATGGAAAGTGTGCAGGAACGCAATATAGTGATCCATTTGGTACCTGGGATAATGTAATTGTAGAGGCGACCGTTAGGATAACGGTCAGGAATTACTTTGCCACAGTGGAGCGTACAAGCAATAGGGTATTTCTTAGCAGTGGAGCAAGATGCGACTGGGCTGATGGAGGGTGTATAGATCAGACAGGAAGTAACACATTTTGGGAAGTCATAAGAGAAGAATCATGTCAAACAGCGagtcatataattttgtacgAGGGACCTGGTACGTTATTGTCTGGGGAAAAAGGAGAACCGGAAATCTATACAATCAATGCAGAAGAGATAACATTTGTTCTAGCGAAAAAGATGGAAAAAAAGATATGTGGGTACTAGTGATGTAACGAATATTCGCATTCGCATTCGCATTCGCATTCCTATTCGCAAAAAACGATGCGAATATTTAGCGAATGTATTTAACGAACAAAAAGGAAATTATTATATGGTTGCATATGAAATGATAACACAACTGataagatttatatatttttatttaaccatacttgaatttaaaaaaaatattatggaaCAGTCTTGGTAAGCAACTAAATTAGAAACACTTTCTCTTTTGTTCTTGGTagtctaattaaaatattaacaaaatcaCAACTTAACTCCAccacagaaaaaataatgaatgtcCATGCCTTACatacattttgaaaaaaatctaattctaAATTCAAGTATCTTTTGTGAAAACAGAACTTCAGAGATCCAATCAAATCTaagtataatattaatttataacctTTTTggctttaattatatatttttccatcccactatatattttctaagaattaaatatgataatgaaatataaacttaaaaaaccaaataatGAATACTTGACTATTTGTAAATAagctttttacaaaaaaaaaaaaaaaaatatttatttctctttaaaacaaaagtaaagTTCTAATATTCATAATGTTAACATTTGGTTTCAATTGcacattttttcattaattttctttttctatgaattaaaaataatgaaatataaactaCACAATTATAATTTGCTAATAACAAGTTGACACAGTtgactattaaaataattaaactcgctgtaactttaaattcttagtaattaaattgaagtaaaggaatgttaaattttaaaaataaaagttttgaagCTCTTTCTCCGTGCAGCCTGTTTCGGTGAGGTGTGTAGAGAAGTCCAGCTCCACTGAAAACTCTTTCACTGGGGACACTTGTGGGTGGAGTTACCAAATATTCTCTGGCTACAGGAGAAAGAATACCATATTTATTGCTATTAACTTTCCACCAAAGAAGTGGgtctttttcattttcaatacgTTTATCCAATacatattcattaatattttttttaattaaaacttctaCAGGATTTGGAATTTCATTTTCTAATTCTTCCTCGCTTTCACTTGAGTCCATCATCATTTTCATAGTTTCTTTTAGTGATACAGATTTTTCTGAAAGACTGGCACTGGAGCCAAAGTTTTCCTTAACCTGATTAGTCATTTTAGGACGCTTTGAATTTGAACATGAAGGAAAGCTTAAGTCCTCATTTCCAATTaaatccaaaatatttttcacgaCCTGATCTTTGGTTGaaggatttttgaaaaatttcgatttgtACCTAGGATCAATAAAAGTTGCTGTAGCAAATAATTTGTCGTTTTCCAAGTGAGAAAATCTGTGATTCATTCCTTGTTTTAAAACGAGTATAGTTTTTCTAATGCATTCTTCAGATGCATCATATTCATCAATCACCTTTTCCAGGGTGGCCAATAACGGAATCACAGACGATATGGAAACATTGGCTGCACTTAGTTCTCGTGTTATTTCTTCAAAAGGTTTAAgcaatgtaatttatttttccacaaCTATCCATTCATCTGAACTTAGTTGTGAAATTTTGTTGGTAGTGGAAGCATAAAGGCACAGTGaatctttgttttttaaaattcgttctAACATGTAAAAGTTGCTATTCCATCTCGTAACACACTCTTGGATTATCTTGAGCTTTGGTtgattaagttttttttgtagattagCAAGTTCATCTTGAGCTACATTAGAGTGGTGAAAATGTGTTGCTATCTTTTTACATTTGTTAATGACTGCAATGATAGATTCTTGTGACTTAAGCCCTTCCTTAACAACAAGTTGAATTTGGTGCGATaaacaatcaatattttcaatatttaataaagaaataccTTTTTTCATGTTAGTGCCACCATCCCTAACAATACATAATACCTTTTCTTTGGGAATTCCCCATGATGACAACATAGTTTCTAGCTTTACGGCTATATTTTCTCCTGTATGTCGCCCATCATTAAATACTTCAGATTTCAaaacaatcatttttctttcaaaactTTTGGTAATTCCGTGACAAGTGAAACTTATCAGCGATACCCCAAAGCAAGAATCAGACCAGATATCAGTTGTAAACGCTAGTTTTTCAAATGATTTGGTTAATTCCagaattttatcttttaccTTGCCATATAATTTTTCGCAAATAAACGAAGTAAAATATTGccgagtttttaaattatccgaGGGGCACACTTGGTAAATCAATCTCACAAATCCAAGGCATTCCACAAAACTAAATGGTAAGTCCTCCAGTGCAATCATTTCgccaattaaattatccaGCTCCAAAGACTTGGTGTTGTTAtcccattttttatttttttcgatgcaATCACCTAAAGATATTTGCTTAAGATCGATTTTGGTACATTGTCGCGAAGAGGACGccaaagaatttattttagcaGCACCTCGCTTTTCATGCTCTCTTCTTTTCAATTcgtcatattcatttttgtgtTTAGTTTCTAGGTGATTTCGCATAGCACTAGTGGTCCTGCCTTTGCGCGAGTACTTTTTATCACACAACTTGCAATTTACATTTTCAGCATCATATATTGTGAAATAAGTCCAAACTTCGCTAACACGTGCTTTACTCATGTTTTTATACCACTTTGTCACTTGAATATCAGTTAAATTTGGAAAATGCAATAACACCAAACTAACCTCAAATCAAAACAAAACTTTTCGAATGAACCTTCTGTGACTAACTTCGTTCATTCAACCTGTATCGGCTCGGCTATGTTCAATTTAAACATGGCCGACACGAAATGTCAAACATTTTGCGCGCgctttatttgaaatttaacattCGCATTCGCATTCGCGAATATTGAAGATGAATATTCGCATTCGCGAATGTAAAAAATCCAACATTCGTTACATCACTAGTAAGTATGGCCTTAGGAGGCCCGAAGTAGCAAAACCAACGATTTACTAAGGCTTGTGCTACGTCTACGGCTGTTGCTTGCTCTAAAGCGATTGCCATCGAGAATTTAGTCAGGAGATCCTGTATAGTTAATATGTACTTATTTCCAGACGCAGAAGTATGCGTTGGGTACATAATGTCTAAGCCGATTTTGTCGAACCCAGCATCAGGGGTATCCGTGAGGACCATTGGCTGCTTTGTCTTAACtctaattaactttttcaGTTTACAATCCAagcatttttgaatataattgataacatcttgtttaattttaggccagaaaaaattttgtcgtaTTCTTTTATACGTTTTGGTCATTCCCTTGTGACCTCCCACGGCTGAACCGTGGTATTCCtccaaaatttctaattttttatcctcatTTGGGATACGCACGAGGTTAAgacaaatagttattttaaccTCGGTGTCCGTGGATGCATCAATTGATTCCTCTTGGATTGTCAGCCAATTTATATCATCTATTTTACTAGTTTTTGCCACACTAAATGACTCTAGATCTAGTTCCATTACTGTATTATATACAGAAGCCAATGTCTCTCGGATATCCTCGACCGATACGAGGTCAGTATCTCTGTATTTAGGCGCTGCTACTATACAGTGTTTATTCCCCCTGTAGGGTATTACAGTAGCTCGACAGAAAGTTAGTTGTGCGGGAATTTCTAAGACGTCAGCAAGGTCTTTGCTTCCTTCGTCACGAGGTTTCCCTTTTACATTAGTGAATATTAGTACATTATCTGATTGCATTGACAAGCGATCACGCGTTTCGCGAACGTTCGGAGCTATCTCTCGCGTCATGGGTGTAGTATGCTTTCGCCTGGCTCGTGGACGAACCGGGGCATACTCTCCTTCATCGCTGTCTTCTTGATCCACGTCTTTGCGACCTTGGATGTTATCGTCTTCCGATTCCGACGTTTCTCCATCGGTTTGGAGACGCTCCTCTCCGATATCATCTTCGTTACCGTTAGCTTCGTCGTCCACGTCCACGTCTTCCATCATTGGTTCGTCGTCCGACTCGGGAATAATCTGGTGACGACTTCGATCTTCGTTATCCGAAACCACCACCTCATCATCGTCGCTAGAATCGTTCGCAGATTGATGATCATTCGCGGGCGATTGATTTGGTTCTGGCACAGGTGGGGCTGAGGGCCATTCGCAGGGTCTAAATACGAATCGGACTGGAGGGGTCACCTGCTCAGGCTCGGTATCATTGTTTTCCGGATCGTTAAGAACGCGTACTTTGCGTCTAAGATCGTACTGCTTCCTCGTCCGTTTTACCCCGGGGGTAGAGTCATCTTCGCTTGTTTCGTCCGGCGTCGTTGCCGTTTTATCTGGATCAAATTTCCGTATCGGGCCGACCCGTGCCTTAGGAGTAAACTCCTCTGGTTCGTCAACCGGATTTCGAGAGAGAGAATCCACGTTTGAATTTACGCGACCCGGCTTGTAAACTACCTTATATATGTAGTCTTCCATGCTTAATCGCCACCTCACTATTCGAGAGTTTGGTGATGATACCGAGTTAACTCATGTGAGGGGTCTATGGTCCGTAACTAACGTGAATTGACTTCCATAGATGTACGGCCGGAATTTATTCACCGCGTAGACTATCGCAAGCATTTCTTTTTCGATGGTCGAATAGTTGCGTTCGGCTGAATTTAACAAGCGAGACGCGTAAGACACAggtttatctttatttatttctcctTGGCTTAAACACGCCCCGATTCCGTAATCGCAAGCATTAGTTGTGATGATAAACTCTCGTGAGAAATCCGGAAATTGTAAAATCGGCGACTCTACAAGTTTCTTTTTCAGCGTCTCAAACGCTTCCGATTGACTCTGACCCCATTCGAATACAACATCTTTTTGTAGCAGAGAAGTTAGTGGCTTGCTTATTTTCGCGTAGTTGTCAATGAATCTTCTATAATACCCGGTCAGACCCAAAAATTCCCAAACCTTTTTAACATTCGTAGGTATCGCGAATTTTTCGACCGCGTCGGTTTTCTTAGGGTCTGGTTTAACGCCATCTCCTGATATTATATGTCCCAAATAAttgatttcttttaaaaatgaattacatTTATCGGGTTGCAATTGCAAACTCGCTTTACGTAGACAAATAAACAACTCTTTAATTTTTGCGACGTGGTCCTCAAATGTTTTAGAGTAGACGACAATGTCATCCATATACACAAAGACACCTCTGCCAAGCAGTCCCACCAAAACCTTGTTCATTAATCTTTGAAATGTCGGAGAGGCATTTTTCAGCCCAAACGGCATTCTAACAAATTCATAATGCTGGTTTGGCGTAGAGAAAGCTGTCTTATGTATATCGTCCGGGTGAATTTTGATTTGGTGGAAACCACTCGCTAGATCAAAGGTTGAAAAGTACTCGCATCGCCTATCTGGTCGATTATTTCAACAATATTTGGAGTAGAGTAAACAACTGTAAAAGTTTTTCCGTTTAAATCACGAAAGTCGATTACCATACGCTATTTCTTATTACCGAAAGAATCTTCCTTTTTAGGAACGATCCAAATCGGGGAACAATAACCTGATTCTGAGGGTCTAATAATACCCTTTTCTTCTAATTCTCTGACCTGTCTCAAGATCTCCTCCTTATGTATGGGAGGAAAGCGATATCGTTTCTTAAACACTGGATGGTCATCCGTAAATATTATACGATGTAAAATCTCGTTTGTAGATCCGAGATTCTCtccagataaataaaataaatcttgattttcaaaaatctgatttttgatttccatGCGCTGCCGATCCGATAAATCTTCGGTAACGTGCACGGAGTTGGTCACTTCTTGTGCCCGCTCCGGCGTTTTACTATTTTCAAAGATCGTGAATACCCTTGACTCTACGACCCCTGAACCTCTTAATTCCTCCCCGATTCCCGACCCAATGTCTTTGGATAATCGTGAGTTACGAATAGCCCTGATAGAATCCACATAGTCTGCATCAATAGCAGTTGATTGAGGCTCGCAtggaaaatcattaattaaatttactagttttaATTTAGTGGAAATATCGCTTTCATCCCG encodes:
- the LOC128668860 gene encoding zinc finger BED domain-containing protein 4-like — protein: MSKARVSEVWTYFTIYDAENVNCKLCDKKYSRKGRTTSAMRNHLETKHKNEYDELKRREHEKRGAAKINSLASSSRQCTKIDLKQISLGDCIEKNKKWDNNTKSLELDNLIGEMIALEDLPFSFVECLGFVRLIYQVCPSDNLKTRQYFTSFICEKLYGKVKDKILELTKSFEKLAFTTDIWSDSCFGVSLISFTCHGITKSFERKMIVLKSEVFNDGRHTGENIAVKLETMLSSWGIPKEKVLCIVRDGGTNMKKGISLLNIENIDCLSHQIQLVVKEGLKSQESIIAVINKCKKIATHFHHSNVAQDELANLQKKLNQPKLKIIQECVTRWNSNFYMLERILKNKDSLCLYASTTNKISQLKITRELSAANVSISSVIPLLATLEKVIDEYDASEECIRKTILVLKQGMNHRFSHLENDKLFATATFIDPRYKSKFFKNPSTKDQVVKNILDLIGNEDLSFPSCSNSKRPKMTNQVKENFGSSASLSEKSVSLKETMKMMMDSSESEEELENEIPNPVEVLIKKNINEYVLDKRIENEKDPLLWWKVNSNKYDYQEQKRKCF